The Anaerosoma tenue genome has a window encoding:
- the tgt gene encoding tRNA guanosine(34) transglycosylase Tgt: MSSFSFDLIAHDPDTRARVGRFQTPHGVINTPMFMPVGTRATVKGVTPAQLREIGAEVVLANTYHLFLRPGADIVREAGGLHRFMGWDRPILTDSGGFQVFSLADTLKLTDDGVEFRSIVDGARHFWTPEDNMAVQEALGADIIMQLDQCPPYPAEKPMVAEAVRRSAAWAARCKTAHSREDQALFGIVQGGVFDDLRAESVARCTEIGFPGYGIGGYSVGEPHDLMLESLAPVASALPADRPRYLMGVGNPTTMLEAIGLGVDLFDCVLPTRTARTGTAFSSEGRMNLKNARYTRDHGPIDPACSCPVCATYTRSYVRHLVTTKEMLGSTLLSIHNLHVLIDLARSARVAIEEGRYSAFLEQWRNGPGHDDY, translated from the coding sequence ATGTCATCGTTCTCGTTCGACCTCATCGCGCACGACCCGGACACACGAGCGCGTGTGGGGCGCTTTCAGACCCCGCACGGCGTCATCAACACCCCCATGTTCATGCCGGTGGGGACACGGGCCACCGTCAAGGGCGTCACTCCCGCGCAACTCCGCGAGATCGGGGCGGAGGTCGTCCTTGCCAACACGTACCACCTGTTCCTCCGTCCCGGCGCCGACATCGTCCGGGAGGCGGGAGGGCTGCACCGCTTCATGGGGTGGGACAGGCCCATCCTGACCGACTCGGGCGGTTTCCAGGTGTTCAGTCTCGCCGACACGCTGAAGCTCACCGACGATGGCGTGGAGTTCCGCTCCATCGTGGACGGAGCCCGGCACTTCTGGACCCCCGAGGACAACATGGCGGTCCAGGAGGCGCTTGGAGCCGACATCATCATGCAACTCGACCAGTGCCCGCCGTACCCGGCCGAGAAGCCGATGGTGGCCGAGGCGGTGCGCAGGTCTGCTGCGTGGGCCGCGCGCTGCAAGACCGCACACTCTCGCGAGGACCAGGCGCTCTTCGGTATCGTGCAGGGGGGCGTGTTCGACGACCTGCGGGCGGAGAGCGTCGCGCGCTGCACTGAGATCGGGTTCCCCGGATACGGCATCGGCGGCTACTCGGTGGGGGAGCCGCACGACCTGATGCTCGAGAGCCTCGCGCCGGTCGCCTCGGCTCTCCCGGCGGATCGTCCCCGCTATCTCATGGGAGTGGGTAACCCGACCACCATGCTCGAGGCGATCGGACTCGGGGTGGACCTCTTCGATTGCGTGCTGCCCACCCGGACCGCCCGTACCGGCACGGCGTTCTCGTCCGAAGGGCGCATGAATCTGAAGAACGCGCGCTACACGCGCGACCACGGTCCGATCGACCCGGCGTGTTCGTGCCCCGTGTGCGCCACCTACACGCGTTCGTACGTGCGCCATCTCGTGACCACGAAAGAGATGCTCGGGTCGACGCTGCTGTCGATCCACAACCTGCACGTGCTGATCGATCTCGCCCGGTCCGCGCGCGTTGCGATCGAGGAGGGGCGCTACTCCGCGTTCCTCGAACAGTGGCGGAACGGCCCTGGTCACGACGACTACTGA
- a CDS encoding RNA polymerase sigma factor — MVTRVMGDADLVAAAASGDHSAYATLVRLHADAVYAHALRFFGDAPTAEDATQEVFLKVFRSLGSFDGRARFSTWLYRVTRNVCLDMVRAGKRTPLPLDPVDLEPVSQADFSDDVAFTDALETAIATLPPEEREALGAIGLFGLTYAEASDTLGVPEGTVKSRVFRARRTLAHILRATEGGGFDGLPQRD; from the coding sequence ATGGTCACTCGCGTGATGGGCGACGCCGATCTGGTCGCCGCGGCCGCATCCGGCGATCACAGCGCTTACGCGACGCTCGTCCGTCTCCATGCCGACGCGGTATACGCGCATGCGCTGCGTTTCTTCGGCGATGCGCCGACCGCTGAAGACGCCACGCAGGAGGTGTTCCTGAAGGTGTTCCGCAGCCTTGGAAGCTTCGACGGCCGCGCCCGATTCAGCACTTGGCTGTACCGGGTGACGCGGAACGTGTGCCTTGATATGGTGCGCGCCGGCAAACGCACGCCCCTGCCGCTCGACCCGGTCGATCTCGAGCCAGTCTCACAAGCCGATTTCTCCGACGATGTCGCCTTCACCGATGCGCTCGAGACCGCGATCGCAACGCTTCCGCCTGAGGAGCGCGAGGCTCTTGGCGCCATAGGATTGTTCGGGCTCACCTACGCCGAGGCGTCAGACACGCTCGGGGTACCCGAGGGGACCGTGAAGTCGCGGGTGTTCCGTGCCAGACGGACCCTCGCCCACATACTCCGGGCGACGGAGGGAGGTGGCTTCGATGGACTGCCTCAGCGCGACTGA
- the queA gene encoding tRNA preQ1(34) S-adenosylmethionine ribosyltransferase-isomerase QueA, whose product MRTDDFDYDLPSGLIAQHPVEPRDSCRLLVLDRVSGQIDHRRFTDVLDYLRAGDVLVVNETRVLPARLHGAKDETGGAVEVLLLRKQYGDTWECLVKPGRRLKPGARVVFGDGELTGLVVDVLEDSGARLIQFHTASGRFIDAVHRLGEMPLPPYITEPLSDPEQYQTVYATDEHSVAAPTAGLHFTRGLLDEAQRAGVHLGTVELDVGLDTFRPVAEDDPTAHVIHTEHYRVPGSTADAVNDARARGDRVIAVGTTAVRALESAYNEQTGLVEAAEGATDLFILPGFSFGVVDALITNFHIPRSTLLMMVSAFAGRDLVMRAYDLARAERYRFLSFGDAMLIL is encoded by the coding sequence GTGAGGACCGATGATTTCGATTACGACCTGCCGAGCGGGCTGATCGCGCAGCACCCGGTCGAGCCGCGCGACTCCTGCAGGCTGCTGGTCCTGGACCGGGTGAGCGGGCAGATCGACCACAGACGCTTCACCGACGTGCTCGACTATCTGCGGGCCGGCGATGTGCTGGTGGTCAACGAGACGCGTGTGCTCCCCGCGCGCCTGCACGGCGCCAAGGACGAGACCGGCGGGGCGGTGGAGGTCCTCCTTCTCCGCAAGCAGTACGGCGACACCTGGGAGTGCCTCGTGAAGCCCGGCCGCAGGCTCAAGCCGGGTGCGCGTGTCGTGTTCGGCGACGGCGAGCTTACCGGGCTGGTGGTCGACGTGCTCGAAGACTCCGGCGCGAGACTCATCCAGTTCCATACCGCTTCAGGCCGCTTCATCGATGCCGTGCATCGTCTCGGCGAGATGCCGCTGCCGCCGTACATCACAGAACCCCTGAGCGATCCTGAGCAGTACCAGACCGTCTATGCGACCGACGAACACAGCGTCGCCGCGCCCACCGCGGGGCTTCACTTCACGCGTGGACTGCTCGATGAGGCCCAGCGTGCGGGTGTGCACCTCGGCACCGTGGAGCTCGATGTGGGACTCGATACGTTCCGCCCTGTGGCCGAGGACGACCCGACCGCCCACGTCATACACACGGAGCACTACCGCGTGCCGGGATCCACAGCAGACGCGGTGAACGATGCGCGGGCTCGCGGCGACCGCGTGATCGCCGTTGGGACCACTGCCGTCAGGGCGCTTGAGAGCGCGTACAACGAGCAGACCGGCCTCGTAGAGGCGGCAGAGGGGGCTACGGACCTCTTCATCCTGCCGGGCTTCTCCTTCGGGGTGGTGGATGCGCTGATAACGAACTTCCACATCCCCCGCTCGACACTCCTGATGATGGTGAGCGCGTTCGCAGGACGCGATCTGGTCATGCGGGCGTACGATCTCGCACGCGCCGAGCGGTACCGGTTCTTGTCGTTCGGCGACGCCATGCTGATCCTGTAG
- a CDS encoding epoxyqueuosine reductase QueH: MTVLLHACCGPCLLEPYDALATDAEVVVCYANPNIHPAEEYARRRDTLLDYAEDAGIAVIELPYEPALWAEATSPAAETPERCRACYRLRIGMVAAEAARRGYDAVATTLSVSPYQDPEAIAEEGTAACVEAGVRFIVTDFRERYPEATRRSRELGMYRQNYCGCAPSQAEAAAEREERRAARKEAKRAAREAADRASADEGDGR; this comes from the coding sequence GTGACAGTGCTCCTGCATGCATGCTGCGGACCCTGCCTCCTCGAGCCGTACGACGCGCTCGCGACCGACGCCGAGGTCGTGGTCTGCTACGCCAATCCGAACATCCATCCCGCCGAGGAGTACGCCCGGCGGCGTGACACGCTGCTCGACTACGCCGAGGACGCCGGGATCGCCGTCATCGAGCTGCCGTACGAGCCCGCCCTGTGGGCCGAGGCGACGTCGCCGGCGGCGGAGACCCCGGAGCGGTGCAGGGCGTGCTACCGATTGCGGATCGGCATGGTCGCGGCCGAGGCGGCACGGCGCGGGTACGATGCCGTTGCGACCACGCTCAGCGTCAGCCCGTACCAGGATCCTGAGGCCATCGCCGAGGAGGGGACCGCCGCCTGTGTCGAGGCGGGTGTCCGCTTCATCGTGACCGACTTCAGGGAGCGCTATCCCGAGGCGACGCGCCGTTCTCGCGAACTCGGCATGTATCGCCAGAACTACTGCGGGTGCGCTCCGAGCCAGGCGGAGGCAGCGGCCGAACGCGAGGAGCGGCGAGCCGCGCGCAAGGAAGCGAAGAGGGCCGCCCGTGAGGCCGCGGACCGCGCCTCGGCGGACGAGGGTGACGGTCGATGA
- a CDS encoding TMEM165/GDT1 family protein, whose product MTTAAAIAFVLVGLAELGDKSQLMLVGFAARHRPLKVLAGAAIAVAVLQALAVLGGGLIGAYLPQRLIAFVAGALFIVFGVMAWRGDDDEEGHGARLSGRFGAVLTVAAALFVAELGDKTQVLTMSIAADPAAAVRTLGALGAGVTPPEAGSAATGWGVWLGSSLGFLLADAIAIGAGAVLGARLPERRIARVSSVIFIVFGLATLVSAFVAR is encoded by the coding sequence GTGACCACGGCCGCCGCGATAGCTTTCGTGCTCGTCGGGCTCGCGGAGCTTGGAGACAAGAGCCAGCTCATGCTCGTCGGCTTCGCTGCCCGGCATCGTCCGCTCAAGGTCCTGGCCGGCGCGGCGATCGCGGTTGCCGTGCTCCAGGCCCTCGCTGTGCTCGGGGGCGGGCTGATCGGCGCATACCTGCCCCAACGTCTCATCGCGTTCGTCGCCGGAGCCCTCTTCATCGTCTTCGGCGTCATGGCGTGGCGCGGCGATGACGATGAGGAAGGCCATGGTGCGCGGCTGTCCGGCCGTTTCGGCGCGGTGCTCACGGTCGCGGCAGCGCTCTTCGTTGCTGAGCTTGGTGACAAGACGCAGGTGCTGACGATGTCCATCGCCGCCGACCCCGCCGCGGCGGTCCGCACGCTCGGCGCGCTCGGCGCAGGGGTGACCCCTCCCGAGGCTGGTTCCGCCGCGACGGGCTGGGGGGTCTGGCTCGGATCCTCCCTCGGCTTCCTGCTTGCCGATGCCATCGCGATCGGCGCGGGAGCTGTCCTGGGGGCAAGACTGCCGGAGCGCCGTATCGCCCGGGTCTCGTCGGTCATCTTCATCGTGTTCGGACTCGCCACGCTGGTCTCCGCGTTCGTGGCCCGGTGA
- the folD gene encoding bifunctional methylenetetrahydrofolate dehydrogenase/methenyltetrahydrofolate cyclohydrolase FolD, translated as MATIIDGVKVAAEVRGRAAEEVRELAAHGVTPCLAVVLVGDDPASASYVRMKERDCAEVGIESRDHRLSATTSQQELDDLIDALNADPAVHGILVQMPLPEHLDPESVIERIDPAKDVDGFHPESLGHLVRGLPGFRACTPAGVMEMLRAYDIDPSGMRAVVIGRSTIVGKPMALLLLEANATVTVCHSRTKDLEAVCREADLVVAAIGRPKMVDASYIKPGAVVIDVGINRTDEGMVGDVDFAAVEPIASAITPVPGGVGPMTRAMLMANTVAAARSAAPREQG; from the coding sequence ATGGCCACGATCATCGACGGTGTGAAGGTGGCGGCCGAGGTACGCGGACGGGCGGCCGAGGAGGTGCGCGAGCTGGCGGCGCACGGAGTGACGCCGTGTCTCGCCGTGGTGCTCGTCGGCGACGACCCGGCGTCCGCCTCGTACGTGCGGATGAAGGAGCGTGACTGTGCCGAGGTTGGTATCGAGAGTCGCGACCATCGCTTGTCGGCCACGACGAGCCAGCAGGAGCTCGACGATCTCATCGATGCGCTGAACGCCGACCCCGCCGTGCACGGGATCCTTGTGCAGATGCCTCTGCCCGAGCATCTCGATCCAGAGTCGGTGATCGAACGCATCGATCCCGCCAAGGACGTTGACGGCTTCCATCCGGAGAGCCTGGGCCACCTCGTCCGCGGCCTCCCGGGTTTTCGCGCATGCACGCCGGCAGGCGTGATGGAGATGCTCCGTGCGTACGACATCGACCCTTCCGGGATGCGGGCCGTGGTGATCGGGCGCTCGACGATCGTAGGCAAGCCGATGGCGCTGCTGTTGCTTGAGGCCAACGCGACGGTGACGGTGTGCCACTCACGTACGAAAGACCTCGAGGCGGTATGCCGTGAGGCGGATCTGGTGGTGGCCGCGATCGGGCGTCCGAAGATGGTGGACGCATCCTACATCAAGCCGGGCGCGGTGGTGATCGACGTCGGCATCAACCGCACCGATGAGGGGATGGTGGGCGACGTCGACTTCGCCGCCGTCGAGCCGATCGCGTCAGCGATCACCCCTGTCCCGGGCGGAGTGGGCCCCATGACGCGGGCCATGCTCATGGCCAACACCGTTGCGGCGGCGCGCTCCGCTGCACCGCGCGAACAGGGGTGA
- a CDS encoding hydrolase yields the protein MQGSQGVVRAEEAVLVLVDIQAALADAMPTGDRWLESAVLLARAAGPLGIPCVVTRQYPRGLGDTVGMLAEAVGPHTPVDKTAFDCMAERGFCERLEETGRRTVVIAGIEAHICVTQTALSLVRAGYHAHVVADAVCSRRPTDRDIALARLRSAGVAVTTSESVLYEALGCAGTTAFREVLQLVKECRPTR from the coding sequence ATGCAGGGCTCGCAGGGGGTTGTGAGGGCCGAGGAGGCCGTGCTGGTCCTGGTGGACATCCAGGCTGCTCTTGCGGATGCCATGCCCACCGGGGACCGGTGGCTGGAGAGCGCGGTCCTGCTCGCGAGGGCGGCAGGACCACTCGGCATCCCGTGCGTCGTCACCCGCCAGTATCCGCGCGGGCTCGGTGACACGGTTGGCATGCTCGCCGAAGCCGTGGGACCACATACGCCGGTGGACAAGACGGCGTTCGACTGCATGGCCGAGCGGGGGTTCTGCGAGCGCCTCGAGGAGACGGGTCGCCGCACCGTGGTCATCGCCGGCATCGAGGCGCACATCTGCGTCACGCAGACCGCACTCTCGCTCGTGCGTGCCGGGTACCACGCACACGTGGTGGCCGACGCGGTCTGTTCGCGCAGGCCGACGGACCGGGACATCGCGCTTGCTCGCTTGCGCTCGGCTGGCGTGGCAGTGACCACGTCGGAGTCCGTCCTGTACGAGGCGCTGGGATGCGCCGGGACCACAGCGTTCCGTGAGGTCCTGCAGCTGGTGAAGGAGTGTCGGCCCACACGGTGA
- a CDS encoding desulfoferrodoxin family protein, which produces MSDAPILGTVNMVTDLEAATDFEKKHTPHIDIDQAGDTYHVTVTVGHEVPHPNQPDHFIDWIELYIGDAPIARFDLSPVVTSPVVSVAVDAEAGAVLRAVEHCNLHGLWAAETTLP; this is translated from the coding sequence ATGTCCGACGCGCCGATCCTCGGTACTGTGAACATGGTCACCGATCTCGAAGCCGCGACCGATTTCGAGAAGAAACATACCCCTCACATCGACATCGACCAGGCGGGGGACACCTACCACGTCACAGTCACCGTGGGACACGAGGTGCCGCACCCCAACCAGCCGGACCACTTCATCGACTGGATCGAGCTGTACATCGGTGATGCTCCGATCGCACGGTTCGACCTCTCCCCGGTGGTGACGTCACCCGTCGTCTCAGTAGCGGTCGATGCCGAGGCGGGAGCGGTCCTGCGCGCCGTGGAGCACTGCAACCTCCACGGTCTGTGGGCCGCCGAGACCACGCTCCCCTAG
- the ruvB gene encoding Holliday junction branch migration DNA helicase RuvB, producing the protein MSTVWESDDFSPVDGERLVSADYTEDDLEIDRSLRPRRLDEYLGQTRVKDNLGVLIDAARVRDEALDHLLLSGPPGLGKTTLAGVVASELGVQMRQTSGPAIERAGDLAAILTNLEPRDVLFIDEIHRLNRAVEEVLYPAMEDYSIDIVIGKGPAARSLRLDLPQFTLIGATTRTGLLTGPLRDRFGMAFRLEYYTVDELASIVRRSAGILDVVIDEDGAAEIARRSRGTPRLANRLLKRVRDYSQVRSDGRVTEDLAAEALAFFHVDHRGLDRMDLAILEALAQTFSGRPVGLNTLAAAVSEEPDTLEDVYEPFLLQLGFIARTPKGRQATPRAYEHLGIAVPESAPRQGGLF; encoded by the coding sequence ATGAGCACCGTCTGGGAGAGCGACGACTTCTCACCTGTGGACGGTGAACGCCTCGTCTCTGCCGACTACACCGAGGACGACCTCGAGATAGACCGCAGCCTGCGCCCGCGTCGTCTCGATGAGTATCTCGGGCAGACACGGGTGAAGGACAACCTCGGCGTGCTCATCGATGCGGCGCGCGTGCGTGATGAAGCCCTCGACCACCTCCTGCTCTCCGGTCCTCCGGGCCTAGGCAAGACAACGTTGGCTGGCGTCGTGGCCTCTGAGCTGGGTGTCCAGATGCGCCAGACGAGCGGTCCGGCGATAGAGCGCGCAGGCGACCTGGCCGCGATCCTCACGAATCTCGAGCCGCGTGACGTGCTGTTCATCGATGAGATCCACCGCCTCAACAGGGCCGTGGAAGAGGTCCTCTATCCGGCGATGGAGGATTACTCGATCGATATCGTGATAGGCAAGGGTCCCGCTGCCCGCTCGCTTCGACTCGATCTGCCGCAGTTCACATTGATCGGGGCCACCACTCGCACAGGACTTCTTACCGGGCCGCTCCGTGACCGCTTCGGGATGGCCTTCCGATTGGAGTACTACACGGTTGACGAACTCGCCTCGATCGTGCGGCGGTCGGCGGGCATCCTCGATGTGGTCATCGACGAAGACGGCGCTGCGGAGATCGCGCGCCGGAGCCGCGGCACGCCACGTCTGGCGAACCGTCTGCTGAAGCGGGTGCGCGACTATTCGCAGGTGCGTTCAGACGGTCGCGTCACGGAGGATCTCGCCGCGGAGGCGCTCGCGTTCTTCCACGTGGATCACCGGGGTCTGGACCGCATGGATCTCGCGATCCTGGAGGCGCTGGCCCAGACGTTCAGCGGGCGGCCCGTGGGGCTGAACACGCTGGCCGCAGCGGTGAGCGAGGAGCCCGACACGCTTGAGGATGTGTACGAGCCGTTCCTGCTGCAACTGGGGTTCATCGCGCGTACGCCCAAAGGGCGACAGGCGACGCCACGCGCCTACGAGCACCTGGGGATAGCGGTGCCCGAGAGCGCGCCACGACAGGGCGGCCTCTTCTAG
- the ruvA gene encoding Holliday junction branch migration protein RuvA: MIDHITGRVASKSTGSCVIEVGGMGLRLAMATGAIAHLPAVGDEVTVFTYLHVRDDGLSLFGFESPEEQDLFEKLITVSGVGPKVALAALSALSPIALIAAVADDDDALIATVPGIGRKTAQRIIIELKDRLGPADVDLRPHRHAGARAETADALASMGFSQPEIAAAVKGYEGADDAQALLRYALKRLGAGR, encoded by the coding sequence ATGATCGATCACATCACCGGCCGGGTGGCGTCGAAGTCCACCGGCTCCTGCGTCATCGAAGTCGGCGGGATGGGACTCCGGCTTGCGATGGCCACCGGTGCGATCGCGCATTTGCCCGCCGTGGGCGATGAGGTGACCGTCTTCACGTACCTGCACGTCCGCGACGACGGCCTCTCGCTCTTCGGCTTCGAGAGTCCTGAGGAGCAAGACCTTTTCGAGAAGCTCATCACCGTGAGCGGCGTGGGTCCGAAGGTCGCACTCGCGGCGCTCTCGGCTCTGAGTCCCATTGCCCTGATCGCGGCGGTCGCGGATGACGATGACGCGCTCATCGCCACGGTACCCGGCATCGGCCGGAAGACGGCCCAGCGCATCATCATCGAGCTCAAGGACCGCCTCGGCCCGGCGGATGTCGACCTGAGGCCCCACCGTCATGCCGGGGCCCGCGCCGAGACCGCTGACGCTCTCGCATCGATGGGTTTCAGCCAGCCGGAGATCGCGGCCGCGGTCAAAGGCTACGAAGGGGCGGACGATGCACAGGCGCTCCTGCGCTACGCGCTCAAGCGGTTGGGGGCGGGCCGATGA
- the ruvC gene encoding crossover junction endodeoxyribonuclease RuvC → MIVLGIDPGIRNTGWGVIEQRAGALRCVAYGCIVTEPREAMADRLARIYAGIAETVERYRPVECGIESVYFSNNAKTAFATGQARGVALLAVAGMEVGEYGPGEIKLATVGSGEADKKQVQYMVRAILGLPHEPRPDHAADALAAAITHANLRVARMAGRTR, encoded by the coding sequence GTGATCGTTCTGGGAATCGACCCGGGCATCAGGAACACCGGGTGGGGCGTCATCGAGCAGCGCGCCGGTGCGCTCCGGTGCGTGGCCTACGGCTGCATCGTCACCGAGCCGCGCGAAGCCATGGCCGATCGGCTTGCGCGCATCTACGCGGGCATCGCCGAGACAGTGGAGCGGTACCGGCCTGTGGAGTGCGGCATCGAGAGCGTGTACTTCTCGAACAACGCCAAGACCGCGTTCGCCACCGGCCAGGCGCGGGGAGTGGCGTTGCTGGCGGTTGCCGGCATGGAGGTCGGCGAGTACGGCCCCGGTGAGATCAAGCTTGCAACGGTCGGCTCCGGTGAGGCGGATAAGAAGCAGGTGCAGTATATGGTGCGCGCGATACTGGGACTTCCGCACGAGCCCCGGCCCGACCACGCAGCCGACGCGCTCGCGGCGGCCATCACGCACGCGAACCTCCGCGTGGCCCGTATGGCGGGGCGCACACGATGA
- a CDS encoding YebC/PmpR family DNA-binding transcriptional regulator, translated as MSGHSKWATTKHRKAAVDAKRSALFSKLTRVITVAAKTGGDPNPENNAALAAAVAKAKSYSLPKDKIEAAIAKAFGAGADANAFEEVVYEGYGPAGVALYVEALTDNRNRTAADVRAAFTRAGGNLGATGSVAFQFERKGEITVDATGAPGEDELMLLVADAGGDDLEQIDEGFVVYTAPADVMAVKAALEDSGVPVKGAELVMEPMTPVEVSVEDARKVLRLVDRLEELDDIQTVYHTMELTEEIAAALEE; from the coding sequence ATGTCTGGACACTCGAAATGGGCGACGACCAAGCACCGGAAGGCCGCGGTCGATGCGAAACGCTCCGCGCTGTTCTCCAAGCTCACGCGTGTCATCACGGTGGCGGCTAAGACGGGCGGAGATCCGAACCCCGAGAACAACGCCGCGTTGGCGGCCGCGGTAGCCAAGGCGAAGTCGTACTCACTCCCAAAGGACAAGATCGAGGCGGCCATCGCGAAGGCATTCGGCGCAGGCGCTGATGCGAACGCCTTCGAGGAGGTCGTCTACGAGGGCTACGGCCCTGCGGGCGTTGCGCTGTACGTCGAAGCGCTCACTGACAACCGCAACCGTACCGCGGCGGACGTACGTGCTGCGTTCACCAGGGCGGGCGGCAATCTTGGGGCCACGGGTTCTGTGGCTTTCCAGTTCGAGCGCAAGGGCGAGATCACCGTGGACGCCACAGGCGCCCCCGGCGAGGACGAGCTCATGCTCCTGGTGGCCGATGCCGGCGGAGACGACCTCGAGCAGATAGACGAAGGGTTCGTGGTCTACACAGCACCTGCCGATGTGATGGCGGTCAAGGCTGCACTTGAAGACTCCGGAGTGCCCGTGAAGGGCGCCGAGTTGGTGATGGAGCCGATGACACCGGTGGAGGTGAGCGTCGAGGACGCGCGGAAGGTGTTGCGGCTGGTGGACCGGCTCGAGGAGCTTGACGACATCCAGACCGTCTACCACACGATGGAGCTGACCGAGGAGATCGCCGCCGCGCTCGAGGAGTGA
- the pdxT gene encoding pyridoxal 5'-phosphate synthase glutaminase subunit PdxT — MRVGVLALQGAFREHVLMFEALGAATVTVRLPGQMEGLDGMVIPGGESTAIAKLMRTYGFYEAIRERRSAGMAVWGTCAGAILMAREIGDALPDQEPLGLMEISVRRNAYGRQVDSFETPLDIRHLGDRFPGVFIRAPLIERVGSDVEVLAEHDGRIVAAREDTMLATTFHPELTGDTRVHRFFMEEVIAAR, encoded by the coding sequence ATGCGCGTCGGCGTCCTCGCGCTCCAGGGCGCGTTCAGGGAGCATGTCCTGATGTTCGAGGCGCTTGGCGCCGCCACGGTGACGGTCCGTCTGCCCGGTCAGATGGAGGGCCTCGACGGGATGGTGATCCCCGGTGGCGAGTCCACCGCCATCGCCAAACTCATGCGGACGTACGGATTCTACGAGGCGATCCGGGAGCGTCGCAGCGCGGGGATGGCGGTATGGGGGACATGCGCGGGAGCGATACTGATGGCCCGTGAGATAGGCGATGCGCTGCCGGATCAGGAGCCGTTGGGTCTCATGGAGATATCAGTCCGCCGCAACGCATACGGTCGTCAGGTCGACTCGTTCGAGACGCCGCTCGACATACGACATCTCGGCGATCGGTTCCCTGGCGTGTTCATCAGGGCGCCGCTCATCGAGCGGGTGGGCTCGGACGTCGAGGTCCTCGCCGAGCACGACGGCCGGATAGTGGCCGCACGTGAGGACACTATGCTGGCCACCACGTTCCACCCCGAACTGACCGGTGATACCCGGGTACATCGTTTCTTCATGGAAGAGGTCATAGCCGCGCGCTAG
- the pdxS gene encoding pyridoxal 5'-phosphate synthase lyase subunit PdxS, with amino-acid sequence MSDTPITGTARVKTGLAEMLKGGVIMDVVTPEQAKIAEDAGAVAVMALERVPADIRAAGGVARMADPTIVEAIVGSVSIPVMAKCRIGHFVEAQVLQSLGVDYIDESEVLTPADEEHHVDKWRFTVPFVCGARNLGEALRRISEGAAMIRTKGEPGTGNVVEAVRHMRTMLEEIGWVAGVREDQLFSVAKDLQAPYELVKWVHEHGTLPVVNFSAGGIATPADAALMMQLGCDGVFVGSGIFKSGDPAKRAKAIVEATTHYNDPDIIARVSRDLGEPMVGINISDIPDAERMQERGW; translated from the coding sequence ATGAGCGACACACCCATCACCGGTACCGCGCGCGTCAAGACCGGCCTCGCCGAGATGCTCAAGGGCGGCGTCATCATGGACGTGGTCACGCCTGAGCAGGCAAAGATCGCCGAGGATGCCGGAGCGGTCGCGGTGATGGCCCTCGAGCGCGTTCCCGCCGATATCCGCGCGGCGGGTGGCGTTGCGAGGATGGCCGACCCGACCATCGTCGAGGCCATCGTCGGCTCGGTCTCCATCCCCGTGATGGCCAAGTGCCGTATCGGCCACTTCGTCGAGGCCCAGGTGCTCCAGTCGCTTGGAGTGGACTACATCGACGAATCCGAGGTGCTCACGCCGGCCGACGAGGAGCACCACGTGGACAAGTGGCGCTTCACCGTGCCGTTCGTCTGCGGCGCGCGCAACCTCGGCGAGGCGCTCCGTCGCATCAGCGAAGGCGCCGCGATGATCCGCACCAAGGGCGAACCGGGCACCGGCAACGTGGTCGAGGCCGTGCGCCACATGCGCACCATGCTCGAGGAGATCGGGTGGGTGGCCGGCGTGCGTGAGGACCAGCTCTTCTCCGTGGCCAAGGACCTCCAGGCTCCGTACGAGTTGGTCAAGTGGGTCCACGAGCACGGGACCCTTCCTGTGGTGAACTTCTCGGCCGGCGGTATCGCGACCCCGGCTGATGCGGCGCTGATGATGCAACTCGGCTGCGACGGCGTGTTCGTCGGCAGCGGCATCTTCAAGAGCGGGGATCCCGCCAAGCGGGCCAAGGCCATCGTCGAGGCGACCACCCACTACAACGATCCCGACATCATCGCCCGCGTGTCGCGCGACCTCGGCGAACCGATGGTCGGCATCAACATCTCCGACATCCCGGACGCCGAGCGTATGCAGGAGCGGGGCTGGTAG